CATGTAGTCTTTTGTCCCTTGAATGTACCTTAACACTTTTTTTGCAACTCTCCAGTGGTTTGTACCTAAATTACTCTGACATCTTCCTAACATCCCAACAAGAAATGCATTTTCAAGTCTTGAGCAGACCTGAGCATACATTAGGTTTCTAACAACAAAAGCATATGGAATGTTattcatttcttccatttcaatatcatttttcgGGCATTGGTTCAAATCGAACCTGTCACACTTCACAATGGGAGTTATACTTGGTGAACAACCTTTCATctgaaatctctctaaaactttgTTCATATAGGTCTCTTGAGACAAACCCAAAATTCCTTGAAATCTATTTCTATGTATCATAATGCCAATAACATAAGATGCATCACCCATATCTTTCATGTCAAAGTTTTTGGATAGAAATTGTTTCACCTCATATAGCAAACctttatcattggttgcaagtaaaaTGACATCtacatataaaataaggaaatagaTTTTACTTTGATTAATTTTCTGGTATATACATTCATCCATAATGTTCActacaaaaccaaatgaagaaataacatCATGAAATTTCAAGTACCACTGAAGGAGGCTTACTTCTATCCATATATGGTTTTTTTGAGCTTGCACACCAAATATTCACCATCTTTAAAGGAAAATCCTTCtagttgtttcatgtaaacttCTTCCTTTAAATCTCCATTGATGAAAGtcgttttcacatccatttgttgcaactCTAAATCAAAATTTGCAATTAACGTCataataatacaaaaagaaTCTTTCTTGGATAGAGGAGAGAAGGACTCCTTGTAGTCAATTACTTCATTTTGAGTGAATACTTCAGGAATGAGTCTtgctttatatctttcaatgTTGCCTAATGAGTTTTTCTTTGTCATAAAGACCGATTTACATCCTATGGCTTTTGCACCATCAGGTAACTCAACAAGATTCCATACTTTTTTAGATGCCATAGAATTCATCTCATTTTTCATGGCATCATACCATAAATTTGATTCTTTGCAACTCATGgcttttgaaaacatttcagGATCATTTTCGATTCCAATGTTATAGTCCAATTCTtgtaaatatatgatataatcaATAGGAATTGTTGATTTTCTTACTCTAGTAGATCTCCTTGATGTTGAATCAACATTTTTCTGAGAATCATGTTGTTCAACAATTTTCGGCATTTCCTAAACAACTTGATCTATTGGATTATTCTCATTAGCTTGTATAACTTCAACTATTGGTTGCTCAACTCCCATTTGAACTTAAGAGGTGCTATAAATTATAACCAACCTTTCACTTGAGGTGGATGACTTACCGTTACAATAGATATTCTTGTTTGCATTAGTAGCATCCTTGTTGGCGTTGAAATTGGAGGTGGAGGTTGGAGTTGGAGAAATCGAGGAGGAAAGACGACAAGCGTTGGAGCTATGCAATAGGCAAGTTAAGGCTATAagggaaaattgaaaaaaatattttatattgagGTAAACGGTGTCGTTTCATGCAAAATGCATCTAAACAACgtcattttgaaatgaaaaatagaatgcTTGGAGTCATTGGATTCGTGAAAAACCAACTGATTCATCGATTTGACCATTGGTTTTGGCAATTTGTAGCCGATTCAAAGGTTGGCTTGCTTAGGGTCGAACCAAATCGAAATGGTGATTGACCGATGATCGGACTGgttgattcaattttcaaaacattggaTAATACTCAAATAGTAAttctcatcaaaattttgaagcatATGTAAACTTTAGTTCAATTAAGTTATTTGTAATAGATAAACGCAATACAAGTACACTAAATGTACAAAGCAAATgcattaaggttatgtttagttttagaaaatttcaCAGAAAATACGAGAGAAAGAAATTAGAgagaataatgaaaaaaaaataaaaaatagatttaaaatcaataaattatatttatatgtttcttcatactTCATAAgttgtattttctttgatttcatattttttttacagtaaaactaaatatgagaaagccattttttataatatatattttttttgtttcattagtACTTTCTAAAAACCAATCATAGCCTAAAAGTTTAATACGACACTGACATGACCAATTTTTTTCTAGCACATGTTAATACTCATTTGTGCTTTTGCATCATACACAAGTTACTATGAATCGACCTAGAAGATAATGTTTATCATGTTCAAAGCATTTAGGCTTTTTTTTGCTTTGTACAAGAATACATTGAATGTACAAGACATACGCTGGTATTGTGAATTGCTTCACACAAGTCAATATGGTATTCGTATAATAATACATCTCTTTAGAAATTAGGTAAAATATCAAGTGACACATATGACACAAATGTACTAAATCtattaaggaaaatatattaaaaattaggaaaatatattaaaaatactaggCCTTAATGACAAAATCCTATGTTGTTTTATATTGTCAACGCTTATGTGTGGCTTTTGTAAAACATTTACAATATAAGGCACTATTGATGAACCAACCAACCTTAGAAGAAAACAAGGTCTTGTTTGGGAACTGTtcttgagaataattttttgttctttggaaaaaaaaaaacacaagaaacaTGTTTGACGAccaagaactgttttctgttttttgtttttaagaatagaaaataaggtaATTTCAttaaacatcttttagttattttcacttatttttttaagattgttttaagaaacaattatagaaacatgtaaaatgattaaaaataaaacactacatattacaattatttttaaaacatatttaaaatattaaaaatagactaaaaatattttaagtttccaaacagactttgattttagaaaaatcataaaatagctttaaaaaactgttctcaaaaactattttttagaattgttcttgaaaaccgTTACCAAATAGGTCCTAAGTGTTTTGGCATCCTTAAACCATATaggtttctttaaaaaattgagtaatatatgaaaattagaaaaaaactaaagtattaaaaataaattagaatttgatGAAGATAGCTTGTCTTTTTATTTAGCATAAATAAACCTTTACCATAAGACTTcatacttaaaatatatattaaaaaaacgaATTGAGGTTTCTATCCAATATAGATCACtatgaaatattagaaaataaattttttaggtTATTCTTTGACTCATTTATTCTATAAATCTAGTTATATCTCATTCAATTTTCGcaacatataatttattaaacaaattccACCTTTTCCATTGGAATATCCTAATTTTGATATTGTAATATTATAGTAATGAGCTttgattaatataaattaaaattcaaagtatactaataaattaaataaaaatgactttttaaaaaaatatttatatcaatgAGAAGAATGGAACAAAATGTGAAATTAGAGGTGAAGAAACcataaaaaccaaatcaaataaaaattacaaaacttTCATctcttataatttataatatttgatgaatttatttatattaattattatatttaatttgtaggatttattaaagtaatttattgatctTAGATTATAGTAAGAACaaatctttaaataaatttattattaaaaattttaaatttcaaacacaagtaaattttaattatttttaaaaataacttggatttaaatcctaaattaattttatcatttaattttactcatattttttgaggttttaattaaatataattaattttaattggtttaaaaactcattaaatattttatttattttgaattaaaagggagacgaatgaaaatatcaaatgaaaatgTGAATTTGATCAACTTTCAAATCAATAAGGTCAGGATATATAGgggtctccaacgggcgggGCGGGTCGTAAATAGGAGGCCCGCGACCCAACTCGGGCTGGGCCTATGGGCCCGTTGACTGGTCAACGGTCCGAGCCGGGCTGGGCCATGCTAAAATGCTAGGCCCGCAGCCCGACCTATGAGCCCGCGGGCTGGCGGGCTGGGGGTACTCAGGGACATGTTTGGTCCTGACATACCTAATGCCACTGATATACTTGTGCCCCGCTGGTGGAACAATAGGTTTCAGCATGGCAGCTATAGTAACTACCCCATCATTTCTAATCCCCAAGTCGTTAATAACATCAAGGTATGACATCGCATCCTTGGATACTCGTATATTTCACAAACCtctgttttatttattctgCCTGTCTTTGGTAAAAGTTTGCCATAAATCAACTTCATGCTGGAGACTTTACTCATTATGTGCTTTCATGACAAGTAATAATGCATCGTATGAGATGAATCTTTACGGGCAGTCTGTATttagggaaaagaaaatgctAAATACATCAGCATATGCCATGTGGGATACaaataaaggaatttttttttataaaaattccagTTTTAAAGGGTAGTTTTCCTGCTGCTTTCATGAGATGATGAAACTATCTTTTAAAGGGTAGTTTTAAAGGGGCGGGCCTAAAATTAGGCCCGTGGCCCGGCCCGCCCAGAAACGGGCTCGGGCCCGGCGGGCTTGGGCCGGGCTGGGCCTAAAGcgggccgcgggctttttggagacccttaaatatatatatatatatgatatgtgtTTTGTGCCTTACAAGTTCCGTTTGGTATTTACCCAAATCCTCAAGCTAGCAATGGCCCTGGACAGGGCCACATTCGAAGCCCTAGTCCCATCTCGATTCATCACGTTCACCTTCCCAAACCCCATCTCCGGCCACCTCCTCCGAGTCGCCGTCCTCGACTCACCCACTCCCGCCACCGATTCTCCCCGAGTCGCCGCCATGCTCGTTCCCCACCACCGCGAACACGACTGGATCTTCTCCACCCTCGATGGCCACCTCCAGCTTCTCCTCTCCTCCCCATCCATTTCTCGCCTCATCCTCGCTGGAGACCTCCCAGCCGCCGACTACTGCTCTCCGGTCATCTACAACCGTTCGGTCAACGCTGATACGGAGTCGTATCTTGTGAAGCTCCAGGGGAACCTCATGCCTCTTTTGCTTGCGTTGTCGCCAAAATCATTTGCCGAAAACGGTTCACTCGAGATCCCCTTTTTGAGTTACGATGATAATGTGATTGGCAGTGTGATAGTGGAGAAATGCGTGGGCTCTTGTGTGGGTGAAATGCTTGTTGAAGATGTGGAGATTGAGAGTACTGGGTCGAAACGGGAGTTCCGGAGGAGGTTGAGGTTTAAGCGAATGCCAAATTTGATTCAAACTGAGGTCTCTATCGTTCCGGCTGTGGGTTCGGGGGGCATTGGAGAAGTGGAGTTTAGACTTGATTTAGGAGTTCTGGTTCATCCATACTTGGCTCCAATGGCGGCGAGTCTTTGTTTGATTTGTTCTTATGTTGAAGAGCGGATTAGAACTGGGTTTACGCCGAAAGCTTTGTGTGTTGGAGTTGGAGGTGGGGCTTTGCTTAGTTTCTTACAGACCCAATTGGGGTTTGAGGTTTTTGGTGTGGAGGCGGATGAAATTGTCTTGAGTGTTGCGGAGCGGTATTTTGGATTAGAAGTTGGTGAAACTATTCGAGTTTTTGTGGGAGATGGGATTGAAGTTATCGAGAAAATAGGCTGTCGAGTCATGGAACGGAATTTGGGTTCTTTTGGTGTTCATGAGGTCAAAAACCCTTGTTTCATGAATGATATTAATCAATGTGGTACTAAATTTGATGTTATTATGGTTGATTTGGATTCAAGTGATGTATGTAATGGTGTGAGTGCACCGCCATTGGACTTTGTTCAAAAGTCCGTTCTTTTGTCAGCTAGATCGGCTCTTTGTAAGCTCGGGATCTTTGTTATCAATGTTATACCCCCGAACAGATCATTCCATGAAATGTTGATACATGAATTTCGAGAGGTTTTCCATGAGTTGTATGAAATAAATGTTGGAAATGGAGAGAATTATGTTCTTATTGCAACAGTGTCACCTATTGACTCCACTTTAAGTGGCAGTGAGAATGCCTTTCTGGTGAAGTTGAAACGATCTATTTCAGGAGCATACATGGATTCCATAAGGAAAATTTGAGGTCAATAACTAACAAAAGTTGAGGAAGGTACACTTTGAAAAAGTTTCCaagaatcaaaagaaatctCCAAAGGATGACCCAAGGATCTGTTCTCCTGTAACAGGAACCgatttgaataaaaatgaagcatagttaaatattttatgttatacCCTTAAAAGGTTTGCCTGACTTATGAACAATCTTCCCCGAATACTCTTTGCAGAAGGTGTTCATGTTTTCAAATACATTTTGGAGATGGTGTTCAGGGTCAAGCAGGGCAAGCTCCAAAGGATAGGTCTGAAATTTATGCTCCTTAATGGGGATCTAATTTGAATGAACAGAAGTGCAATCTACAAGGTTTAAAATTTCTATGCCCTGCATGTTTGCAGTTCTTAGATACTGAGCCAGTAAGGTGATTGTATGAGCATAACCATGAGTGGCCTGATGTAAGTGCAGATGGGAACCATTGGTGAAGAACAATACCATCATTCCTAAGACCTCCACCAACACCTCACCAGTCACCACCACTTCCATCACCTTCATTGGAGAAGCAGGTGTTCCCTTTCCTCACTGCAATTCTTGAAGCCTTGCCACCACATGGCTGAAGAACTTCAAAGTTGGTGCCACTGTTACTATCAACCTTTTCTTTGCATCCTATGGAGAAATCTAGAGACTTCAAAAGCAGTTGCTGCACCACAATTCATGACCTAAATGAAGGAAACTTGGTTCCCATTCACCCATCTTCATGTGCTGAATCCATGAAGTTGTGAGGGTGTGGGAGAGGGGAGGTGTTTTCAGAACTAGGTGCTGCTCGGATACAAGTGAGagttttattatttgtttgtttgttgggGATTAGTTATTATTTGTTTGGCTGCAGATATGTTTTAGTGAAGTTGGATCGAGGTGCTTTTGGGTATGAATTTTGTGTTGATTGTGTTTGATTAAGATGTAATTCTATTCTAGTTGAATAGAGTTGTTCTGTGGGTTATGCTATTGTGTATGCAAGTGCGTCATAAtaaagtttttctttatttaagttGCATTTTTGCCAcactttattttacaatatggtATAGGAGCAAGGTTGGTAGGGGCTAATTGTTCAAGATGCTGTTTGCAGTCATGACTGCAAATAATGCACCTAGTAAGCTCCAAAGCTCAAAAACCATAGTTTTAGTAATGGTAAAACCTGAATAAAATCCTACATTGAAGGGCTAGATTTCTGAGACACTGTTGATGGTAGCACCGCTACAACACTTGTGAAGGATATTGATGGATTCCAAAAACAATGAATTAAATCCAATAGAGGCAGTTTATTTGCTCAAGACAATGATTGAAAATGAGTTGTAAAAGCACACCGAGAGTATAAACACAGGGAAAGTTGCATAGTTTGCTTTCACATCCTTGCTGTTGCATCCCTAAGACAGCTTCACTTTGTGATCCAGTTATTCATAGGGTTTCTTGCTGATTAGATGGTTGAAAAAAGCCTTCCAATCATTAGGTGGTAGAATAACCTTTGTGTAGTTTTGTTTGTCTCTTATCCCTTTTGTGCAACCTAAAGAGGAGAGGGTTGGGTCTGGGGATGGTTTCTTTGAGGAATTAGTTCTCCCAATAAAATAACTATGGAGATTTCCTATGGAAATAATGTTTTGATAGAAGGTTACATTGAGTATCTATAAGTCATACTCTAATGGATGGGATGGGAACATTGCAACTAGGTAGTCACATCATTATCCTTAGAAGGCTAGTGCTTgggtttttttggatttttttctagTCATGTATTCTCCTAGGTGCGTGATGGTGGTAAGATTTATTTTGGGGAAGATTGTGGGTTAGGAGATCAACCACTTTGTTCTCGACTCTCATCCTAACCTTACTGATTCGAAAATTGAGGATTCTAAATCTCTCATATTATTCATGCGTACTTGCCTCATCCTTTTCTAGATGTCAAAGTTTGGGTTATTAACATCCTCAAACATATTTAcataaaacccttttttttcaaCTCTTTCTAAATTTGTGACTTCAACATCTTTCTTCCAACCAATTTCATTTGGAAGTCTAAAACCCCATTTAAGATTTAAAGTTGGTGGACAACAGGAAGGTTAATAtcaatgacttgctacaattgaggagGCCTTATAAATCCCTTAATTCGAATTGATGCACTATGTGTTTCAGGAGCATTGCATCGATTGACCATCTTTTTTCACAATGTCCAATTACTTTAGGGCTGTCACATAgattattcaaattaataatgtGATAAAATTGATGACTATTTCTTTGAGGGGGGTTTTTGGAGTATCCTCCAAGGTAGAGTGCTTTGGCATGTTGCTTGTCTCATATTGATCAGGATAGAGGGGAAGGGGGGGGAATacaaggattttttaggataaatgAAGGAACTCAAGGATTGTGTGGtatctgatttattttttttcctatttctttgcTTTATTATTACACTTTTGAGGGTACTGCTTTTAGTGttttacaacttgattggaACTTGACATATTGGTTGAAAGGGTTAGATAGGGGGTTTCTCCCTATATGGATTCCACTTCTAGTGGGTTCATTAATGTTAAATATTGATTGATGTACTTTGAATGACCCAATTCAGATAGGGATTGAGGTGCTATAAAAAACCATAGTGGTACAGTGTTGAGAGCTTTTTCAAAACCTTTTAGAGAGGGCTTTGCCATTGAGCCAAAAAATTTAGTTCTTTTAGAGGGTAAGGTATAGACAAGAGCTCTTTGTCTTTCTAACTTATGGTTGAAAGGGGATTTTGCAGTTTTGATATCTTGACCAAATCCAAGAGAGGACCCTGGAGGTATGATGGTGGCTTTGTAAAATACTAGATGTTGCTGGCGATTTGGATTGTTCCTTCTCTGTCTCTTGGTTTAGCTAATAATATTGTTGGT
This DNA window, taken from Vitis riparia cultivar Riparia Gloire de Montpellier isolate 1030 chromosome 13, EGFV_Vit.rip_1.0, whole genome shotgun sequence, encodes the following:
- the LOC117928839 gene encoding eEF1A lysine and N-terminal methyltransferase, whose amino-acid sequence is MALDRATFEALVPSRFITFTFPNPISGHLLRVAVLDSPTPATDSPRVAAMLVPHHREHDWIFSTLDGHLQLLLSSPSISRLILAGDLPAADYCSPVIYNRSVNADTESYLVKLQGNLMPLLLALSPKSFAENGSLEIPFLSYDDNVIGSVIVEKCVGSCVGEMLVEDVEIESTGSKREFRRRLRFKRMPNLIQTEVSIVPAVGSGGIGEVEFRLDLGVLVHPYLAPMAASLCLICSYVEERIRTGFTPKALCVGVGGGALLSFLQTQLGFEVFGVEADEIVLSVAERYFGLEVGETIRVFVGDGIEVIEKIGCRVMERNLGSFGVHEVKNPCFMNDINQCGTKFDVIMVDLDSSDVCNGVSAPPLDFVQKSVLLSARSALCKLGIFVINVIPPNRSFHEMLIHEFREVFHELYEINVGNGENYVLIATVSPIDSTLSGSENAFLVKLKRSISGAYMDSIRKI